CTCCGCTAATCCGACGACGGACGGCCACAGCAATGAAAACCCAAGGATCAAGAACCAGAATTTTCGCATGTTCATCGACACTCTCACCCCGTCAAGCGTTCGGCCTTTCCTGTGTTGCCGTTCCTCCGGCTGGTCGCGTCGCATTCACCGCGAGGCATTCTATACCTGGCACTGCTCGTGTCAAATAATAAAAAGCTCGCGCTCGGTTCCGGGACTCGCGCTGCCAACGTCATCAGGTATTATTGAGCGATTGTTCTCGGCTTGTGTCTTGCCCATGCAGCAGCATTCATCGTCATCCACCGGCGCTGGCGTCCGTGTCGCGCTTATCGACAGCGGCATTAACCCGCGTCATCCCCACGTCGGGACGGTCGCTGGCGGTATCGCGTTCTCTTTGGCGGCAGACGGAACGCTGCATCGCAGCGAGGACTACCTCGATCGGCGCGGGCACGGCACGGCACTGGCTGGCATCGTGCGCGCAAAAGCGCCGCAGGTGGAACTCTATGCCGTGAAGATCTTCCGGGACCCACTCACTCCGAACGATCCCCTCACAACCTCCTTCGCGGTTTTAGAGGCAGGACTGTGTTGGGCACTCGACCAAGGCATGCAGATCGTCAACCTCAGCCTCGGCACGACCAACCCCGCCCATCGTCCGCGCCTGCAAGCGCTGGTAGCGCAGGCACACGCGGCGGGAGTGCTGCTTGTGTCTTCCGCGCCTCCTGGGCAAACAGAGATTCTTCCAGCGGCCCTGCCAGGAGTGATCGGTGTAGCCGGAGACGAAGCATGTCGGTGGCATGAGCACCGCTATGTCGAGGAGGACGAGATCCACTTTCGTGCTCACCCGCAACCGCGCCCCATCCCGGGATTGCTGCAGGAGCGCAATTTTCGCGGTCACAGTTGCGCCTCTGCGCATCTCGCCGCCGTGCTGGCGCTCTACACGGAACAATGCTCTGGCTTGAGTGTGCACGAGGCGCAGGTATACCTCAAACGGACGGCGACTCCCTCTGCTGCCGATTGAAGGCGCGGGAAGCCGTGCTTGAGCCGGAAAGTAAGGAAGAAAAGCTACTATGAGTCTTCGGTTTCTCCACTGGTTCCTAGGCTACCGGGCGCGGCAAGTCGCGCCCCTACCGCTTGCCCTCCTCGCTCTACTCCTGGCCTCACCGACTCCCAGCCACTCGGCGTGTGGCGAGGAACTTCCGACTATGACCCAAGCATTGGTCGTGGAGGAACAGACGCTTCGCGTCACGGTTCAAACCGTACGCACCAGTCAGGAACGCATGCAGATCGTGGAAGCGCAACTGCAAGACCTCCGTGCGACCCCACCCGAGACCTATGACCGGATGCTGGCTCAGCAACTGACAGCGTTACGGCTCACGGAAATAGAGCCTAAGCGGCGCACGCTGGAAAACCTTCGCGCCCAGCACGAGGAGTCCCGGCAGCAATGGGAGCGCGGCCATCGCCTGTTGAGCCCGCAGCTCGTGGAAGCAAAGAATGCCTTGCAGGCGAAGGCAATTACGCAAGACGACTTTTGCCGCGTTCGCGAAAACTACCTCCAAGCACTCCGGCTCTATGCCCAAGGAATGCAGAGCTACCGTAGGGGGATGGAACTCTATGCCCGGGCGTTGGACGAATACACCGATCAGTTCCTTACGCCTTCGATCCGAGGGTTCAACGAACCCCAGCACTGGGAGCGATTGATTGCCAAGCTGCAACAAGGCGACTTCCTGCATAACGTGCTCGTGCCGCTCACGGCCAATGCCATCCGCGGCGTGCCCCCGGATGCGCCCACCCCGTAGCCTGCACCTCCCCCATAGAAAAGCAGCCAGTCGGTCTTATATGTATGCAGATGAGTCGCTCGTCATACGCCTCACGCAGTAGCCACCTAGGAGTGTAGGAGTCCTGCATGGAACACATCGCCCTGTTGTTGCGTCAAGCTAGGGAGGATCGAGGGCTATCCCTCAAAGAAGCGGCGCACAGATCGCGCATTCCGCTTTCCTATTTGGAGATGCTGGAAGAACAAAAGCCAAAGAGCAAGGAACCCTCGCGGCCGTTACCCGATCCTATGTATCTCGTTCCGCATTTGCGGGACTATGCCGCGTTTCTCGGTCTCGATCCCGGCTTTATTGTCTCGCAGCTTACCGATGAACTCCAGAAAGCTCCAGAAATTAATCTCGACCTCACCGCTGCCCCTCAGACTCCACCCCTGAGAACACCGGCATCCAAACGATCCCGGACCCTGTCGGCCTCGATTATTCTCGCGGCGGTGTTGGTCACCCTTGCGTTCATCGGGCAATACAGCGACATGGACGAGCGCATTCCCGGCTTGGGCGACCTCCAAGCGACACGGCCAGCAGACCCGCCGCGAGAGGCTGAACCTCGACCGGTCCTGCCGGCTCCGGCCATCCCGCTCGCACCTCCCACAGCTACGGCTCCTGCAGCTCCCGAATCTGTCTCTCGTGCACCCACACCACCATCGGCAGCATCGCCTGCTATTGCCCAACCACGCTCAGAGAACGCCCCTCACCTTTTGCGCGCACAGGCCAAAGAAGCCACCTGGATTCGCGTCATCATCGAAGGGCAGGCACCCAGCGATATGATCCTCCAGCCCGGTCAATCTGCATCGTGGACTTCGGATTCCACTTTCGTCATTACGCTCGGCAACGCGGGAGGAATCATCCTGAACCTCGATGGCCAAGAATTGCCCCCTCTCGGGACTACTGGCCAGTTCCTGCGCAACATCCGACTCCCTTATTCGGCAACGGAGAATCAAGGCTGAACAAGAAACCCGCCGCTCTGCGGAGTGGGTTGCCGCTCCCATTCTTCGATGGTGACATACAGCGTCCCTGCGGTGCTCGGCAGCGCGCCATAGACGCCCTGCCACATCACCCGCCCGTGGTCGAGCACGAGCACCAGATCGTCTCCATGCAAGGACGAATGTCGATGGGTCACCAGCAGCACGGTGGTGTCTTTCATCAGTGCATCCAGCGCCGCTCGCACCTGCGCTTCGCTGGCGAGGTCGAGTCCGGACAACGCTTCGTCCAAGACCAGGATGCGTGGCCGCCGCAGGAGAGCACGCGCCAAAGCGATGCGCTGTC
The sequence above is a segment of the Deltaproteobacteria bacterium genome. Coding sequences within it:
- a CDS encoding DUF4115 domain-containing protein, whose product is MEHIALLLRQAREDRGLSLKEAAHRSRIPLSYLEMLEEQKPKSKEPSRPLPDPMYLVPHLRDYAAFLGLDPGFIVSQLTDELQKAPEINLDLTAAPQTPPLRTPASKRSRTLSASIILAAVLVTLAFIGQYSDMDERIPGLGDLQATRPADPPREAEPRPVLPAPAIPLAPPTATAPAAPESVSRAPTPPSAASPAIAQPRSENAPHLLRAQAKEATWIRVIIEGQAPSDMILQPGQSASWTSDSTFVITLGNAGGIILNLDGQELPPLGTTGQFLRNIRLPYSATENQG
- a CDS encoding S8 family serine peptidase, producing the protein MQQHSSSSTGAGVRVALIDSGINPRHPHVGTVAGGIAFSLAADGTLHRSEDYLDRRGHGTALAGIVRAKAPQVELYAVKIFRDPLTPNDPLTTSFAVLEAGLCWALDQGMQIVNLSLGTTNPAHRPRLQALVAQAHAAGVLLVSSAPPGQTEILPAALPGVIGVAGDEACRWHEHRYVEEDEIHFRAHPQPRPIPGLLQERNFRGHSCASAHLAAVLALYTEQCSGLSVHEAQVYLKRTATPSAAD